GTTGCAGTTAAAGTCTGAGGTCATAGTGGCCATTAAGACATTTGTTTTCATGATTAAAACTCAGTTTGGCATAATGGTAAAAACCATTAGATCTGATAATGGCACTGAATTTATCAACTCTCAATGTAAGACATTGTTCCAGTCCCTGGGCATATTACATCAGACCAGCTTTTCTCACACTCCTCAACAGAATGGAGTTGTGGAGAAGAAGCACAGACACATATTAAATATAGCTAGAGCCCTCAAGTTTCAGTCTCACTTGCCCATTAAGTATTGGGGACTATGTGTAAAGGCTGCAGTATATCTAATGAACAAGTTACCATCTTCTATTCTAAGTGGTAAGAGCCTATTTTAGTTGATGTTTTTCAAGGATCCCAAGTTGTCACATATCAGGGTATTTGAATGTTTGTGCTATGTTACTATCCCTCCAAGAGGTGATAAATTCACAGAAAGGGCCAAACCTGCAGTCTTGGTGGGATATTCAGAATCTCAGAAGGGGTATTTACTGCTAGATATCACCTCAAAGGAACTATTAGTCAGTAGAGATGTTGTGTTTCATGAAGATACATTTCCTGTTGCTTCCTCACCAGCACAAAATACACAAGCTTCCTCATCTAGAGAAAATATTACTGACTTCTTGATTCCTATAGATGAAGAAATATTTCATGAAATAAATACTGAGAGTGTTACTGAAGGAGCTCCAACTGAGGAGGATGGCTTTTTTGATGCTGAAGTTTCTGGTGCAGCTTTACCTGGCACCATTCATGAAGAAATATGTTAAGATAATTGTTCTCTGCCTCAAACCTTTTCCAGTAGACCTGCGTGAACAAAAAAATCACCAGTGGATGCATGATTATGTTGATACTTCTCGAAATCAAAGATGCAAACATCCATTAGCCAACAACTTGTCTTATAAAAATCCGAGTCTTACTTATCAGTGCTATTTATCCAAATTCTCCACTTTAGCTGAGCCTCAACACTATAAACAGGCTGTAATAGATGAAAGATGGGTGGAAGCTATGAAATCAGAGGTTCAAGCCTTAGAAGCTAACAACACATGGGTAATTGTTGATCTACCTAAAGGGAAGAATACTGTTGGTTCCAAGTggatatacaaaatcaaatatcttgCAAATGGTGAAGTGGAGAGGTTCAAAGCAAGGTTAGTGGCCAAAGGATATAGCCAGCAAGAAGGGTTGGACTATCATGAAACCTTCTCACCAGTAGCTAAGATGGTTACAGTCAGATGTGTGATTGCACTAGTTGCATCTAAAGGTTGGAatcttcatcaaatggatgtgcaTAATGCATTCCTCCAAGGGGATCTTGAGGATGAAGTTTACATGAAATGACTGAAGGATTTAGAAGACAGGGGGAGCACAAGGTGTGTAAGTTGATCAAATCCTTGTATGGTCTTAAACAAGCCTCCAGGCAGTGGAATCTTaagcttactcatgccttacttGATGTTGGTTTTACCCAAAGTGCCCATGATTATTCCCTATTCACCCTGCATCAAGGTAATGATACTATTATAGttcttgtttatgttgatgatttactaATCACTCGAAGCAGTGCCTCTTTGATCAATGCTACCAAAATCAAGTTGCATCAACAGTTTAAGATGAAAAACTTGGAGGATCTCAAGTATTTTTTAGGTATTAAAGTTTTAAGATCAACATCAGGGATCATTCTGAACCAAAGGAAGTATATTCTAGAGTTGATTGCTCAAATAGGTCTTAGTGGTGCTAAGCCTGCTATTACTCCCTTAGAGTCTAATGCCAGGCTCACCTCTATTGAGTATGATCAAGCAACAGGTGCGCAAGGTGATGAACTGTCGTCTGATATTTCCTCTTACCAAAGACTTATTGGGAAGCTTATGTATGCCACTATTACAAGGCCGGACATTAAATTTGCTGTCCAGACTCTCAGCCAATTCATGCAACATCCCAAGAAGTCTCACTGGAAAGCAGCTAAAGGTACCTAAAAAATTCTGTTGGCCAAGGTGCCTGGTTAAAGGCTGAACCTACTAATACTTTGACTTGTTGGTGTGACTCTGATTGGGTTGCCTGTCCAAACACCAGAAGATCAGTTACTGGTTATGCTATTCACTTTGGTGAATCACTCATATCATGGAAGTCCAAGAAGCAACATACTGTTTCTAGGAGTTCTGCTGAAGCTGAGTACAGAAGCATGGCTTCAACAGTTGCAGAACTCACTTGGCTGGTTGGATTGTTTCAGGAACTTAAGGTCCCtatcaaccccccccccccatttcaGTTTATAGTGACAGTAATTCAGCCATTCAACTGGCCAACAACCCTGTGTTCCATGAGAGAACCAAACACATTGAGATTGACTGTCATTTCATTAGGGACAAAATCAAGGATGGATTGATTAAGGCCCTACATGTTCACTCTACAGATCAACTTGCTGATATGCTTACCAAGGGCCTAAGTCTTGCTCAACATGCCCACTTACTTAGCAAGCTTGGTGTGCTGGATGTTATGCACCTTGCAGCTTGAGGAGGAGTATTTTGGAACATACACGACTACCTGTTCCACTGATGTGTAATACTGATAGGAGTAGACATTCAACTAATTAGGAGCATATTGCTGAGTCAGCTGTATAagttgttagaggttgttagaCAATAATTAGTGAGTGGCAATGAGCTATCAAATAGAGTGCTCTAGAAGAAAGgtagttattagatattttgttgcCTATATAAGGCACAACAATCTGATTGTAACAAACAAGTTTTGAAGcagttataattttgatttttctcctcttcttagcTCCATCGATGGAGTCTTAGCAAAGTATTTTCACAGTCATAATCATCACAAAGAGGAGAAAATAAGTTTTGTGTGTGTTGAGTTAGGTCCATCAATGGCTTCCttgttgaaatttgaaatttcaagaatttaGAATTTTAGAGAGTGGGGGTGGGTTAGAGAAATAATGTTGGGGGTATGGGGGTGGAAAGGGTGGTACTGCTGCATTTAGAAGATGATTTTGGGGAGGGTGGGGAAGGGGGAAGGGGACGACATTGTTGCAGGACATTTTGGAGAAGATGATGTTGGGGTGGGGGAAGGGAAAGGGTGATTattgatttgaaaagaaaaataattaatgatttaaaaattatattttaaaaaaatgatatttatcGTCATATTATTTGTCACTTTTCACATTATCAGACACATATAATACACGCATACAATATAAATTTGTTGATTCagtaaaaagtgtcaaaatgacacatttAAAGGCCGTTTGAAGTgtcaaaataaatcaatattcacTTAAAATGTTTAAGTGAAAGATGATACGCACTTAACAGGCTTATTggccttttattttttttatagctaCTTCTACTGGTGCTACTAATATATAAGTATCTACCTCACCGCCTAGGGGCATTTTCGTCCTTTCATCCGAGTACACTTCGTGGCATCCGTCAAGCTATACACGTGCCCTACATTTTGTTTCTGTAAGGTATTCTTCTTTTTGGGATCATAGTTCACAGCAATTCTCTCCGATCAACCTCTCAGCTCATTTTCTATGTAAGTATGTCTTTCATTTTTGGGGTTTTCTGTTCGTGTTCTATTCAGTCTTTGCTCTGCTTTTGGTATGATggtttgatttgtaattttatttgtgtGTTTTATATTAATCTGACTTCTTCATCAAATTTAGTTATGATGATGTATTCTATTCTGTGCAATTTAGTCTTGGGGGCAAAGGGGGTGTTTGCGTTGAATTTCAAGTAATTCAGTGTCGAGTTTGTCGCTATGAGCGGGTCGTgggtcttttttttctttgtgttataagagaaaagtttgaatatGGTCTCtcaattttgttctttttctatGTGTGATTTAGCGAAAACTAAGTGTTCGGGGTTTCTTTGAGTCATATTTGGAAATTGATTGTTTGGTCAACTTTTGTTCTCCAGGTGTTTGTGGAAATTCTCCAACGAAGTGGCCCCTTTCAACTGAATTATACAGATTATTTTGTTGCGGAATATAATGGTCGTGCGATTTGAATTTTGCAGGATTTTGGAACACAAAATTTGCTTGTGACAAAAACAGTAATATATTCGCTGATACGGGTAAGTTCTTCACCTGTTGCATGTGTTTAATTATAACATTCGAAATTGTGTTTGTGTTTCATGTAATGCTACATCTTCCGGTATGCTTTAGAATATCTTTTATAATAGAAATTTATTTCTCTAAATAGTGACTGCGGAAGTTGAAGGCcatattgttttaatttatccCCATTCACTTATTTGAGCAATTATTCTTTCAACATTGAAATAGAATGAAAATAAATTGCAGAACGTTAAGCTTCACCATCAATTTTTTCAGCTAGATGCAATCAAATATGACTTTATGTAAGAAATATTACTTAACTGTCACAAAATGACAATACTAAACTCTACCAAAGTAGTGAATATCAGCTTTTCTTGTTAGGTTTCTCCCTTGAATAAACTCCGGAGATCTTCCAAGTGCTAATTTGCTTGAGGATTCTTAGATAGTAACAAAGGCAAGAATCCATAATCTGTCAACTTGGACAGGTGGTTCTTATTTTGGGGGTCCTGCAAGTTTGCTTCCTGAAATGCTGTTCTTTAGAATGAAAATGGCAATAACAGATTTCATGTGTTGAAGTTTTGCATAACTATTTGTCTTGTTTGAATTATTCCTTCTTTAATCCTTCCAGATGTTTTGGTTCATGGAATGTGACATCTCCTGCAGTTACGGATCCCAAGTTGGTGGTAGCTTGTGAGTAAGTAAAAGGCAAACTTTGAACATATGGTAAGTTACTATGGAACAACTATTTTTAAACAATTTTGAAAACATTGGCAGCATGCAAGAATCAGGGAGATAGCAAACACACTGACAGGGAATCCTTTATTGGCAGGTAAATCTACTTATACTGCTTAAGTAGATGGCGAATAATCGTATATACCGAATATGATGGCATGTGCTTTCATGTTATATTTTGGCATAGAAGGCATATTACTAATTGATCTTTTAGTCCTTTTTTGTTCGAATTCTAAATCAATTTGATCAACTGAACAAGTAGAagatcaataacaataacatagcCAGTTTATTCCCATAAAAGTTGGATCCAGAGATGGCGTAGCATCTTCACTTCACACACAAACAGTATATTGCAGATGCAGTAGCCTTGGTCTTTATTTGTTACAGAATTAATTTGGGTCTTCAAATGAATTTTTAATTAGATAGTGTTATCTAATAAGTGAGGCACATAGCTTTGGAAACATAGCTTCAACACCAGAATGACAAAGTcccattttggttttggttttgattctaGGTTTCCCTGATCGACGCCTCATTGAGCTTCCTCTTCATCCCAGGTGACTTCAATTTATTACGAGTTTTGTGTTATGCTTAGGGAAATTTGGCACGTGGATTTTGTCTATCTTTGGTTAAAAGAAACAGCCAACCAAGCTATAGAATTACATTTTCCTGCATAGTTTGAGGCTCCAGAATTACATTATAGTTTCTGCTAATAGAATAGGTACCTCCCTCTGTGAGATTGTACTTCCCTTGAATATACcaatcttttattttctcttttgatGCATTAATTTTGCTCCAATACCAATTTGAATCTTCAGGTGCTTCATGTGATCAGATGTtggtataaatttttatatagatCCTATGTACCCACTTTACCCAGAGTGAATTCTTGTTCTCTACAAGTTACCACATGAACTTGCCAACAGATGCCACATTCCAATTACTACATCCTTTAATGTTCAACCCACCAACAAACTGTTTTGGATAACAATTTATATCCCATGTTATTAAAgctacctttttcttctttttagtgcTGCGCTGCATATACCctctaaatattttattcatgtcaTTGCAAATACTTCTTGGTAATATAAACATTGGCCCGTAAAAAATTTGAGTGCAGAATTGAACATTTATCACAAGATCCAGATAtaaacattgaaattttgtggactctaaaaaaaaaaagttcaattttgattAGAGTTCTTGGGCTAATTTATATTAAATCTATCTTAATagctactcaacctgaaccctaaattatgcctatataaagggggcAATATGAAAAGTTCCAataaattcatgagatattcataaagatcaaaaccctcATCAAATATATCGAGAAgacaaaccctcctttcatggagatcaaattcaaatgttCTTACGTAtaagaaatacgccactaacgaccctcgaattacggagaaattcatatccaaatcttcatatattcgagaaatatgctattgacggccctcgaattacggagaaaatcaagaaagaagaatcaagggaggaacagatttgtaccccatcatttatcaataaaattgttgttcttcatatttttatttgtggttgaaatttattttccatgaattaaattatgttggaaacaccAAAAAAGAAAACTATCAATGGAACTTTTACGCGTTGAGCTAGGAAAGAAAATAGAAGCAACAAAATAGTGAATTGGCCTCATATTAAAATGTAATGTAACGAACACTGCGATATAACAAAGACATTGGGGGATAAAGCGGACTTAGTAATTGACTAATAAGCTAAAACTACAAGCAAGAGAATGGGAATGTAATAgagcagtaacaacaacaaagGAGAAAGATAATAACAAACATCTTAGCCTAATGTTCAAAATTGCAGCTACATTCCTACAAAATCTGTTAAAACTTTTGGATACTTATTTCAACCATGTACATCTCAAATTCTCACCTGTGGTGTAGCTGTGTATGATAAATTCTGCCATTGTCAGGACATGTGATGTAGTTATCTTCCGATAGTCGAAGCAATTTTAATAGTTGAATTACCTATATGCTGCAGGtgcaaataatatatttttcatagaaAAGGCACTTAAAATAGCTGAAAGTTAAGCACGCATGATAGATTTGCAGAAGTGACGATATTCCAATTGGAGCTACTACACAAGGAATTCTTTATTGGAAGGTAAATCTACTTAAACTGCTTGAGTAGATGGCCAATAATCGTGTCATACCAAGTATGATGGCATATGCTTTCAAGTTATATTTTGTCAATAGAAGGCATATTACTAATTCATTTTTTAGCCATTTTGTGTTCGAATTTTAAATCAGTTTGATCAATAGAACacgaagaagaagatcaataacAATAGCATAGTTTATTCCCACAAAATTGGATCTAGAGATGGTAAGTGTCCACGTACTGTACCCCAACTTTGGAGATAGACTACTTATTTCCAATGAGCCCTTGGCTCAACAAGACTTAAATTATCGAGGTGCATAGCGTTTAAGATACTTTGTGCGGTGAAAGCTCTTGTTATTTAGCAAATTAAATTGACAACACTTTTTTGGGACTTACAAGTTCTCTCTGCTACTCCATACTTCTCTTCCGCTCTCTCTTGAAATTTCTTATAAACAATTATCCTTTTTCTTCCTGTAATTTCTAATGGTAACCccttcatatttatttcatggtATATTTCTTGCTGTGAGACTtttatttatggaaaaattacatatatacacaagttaaCAATTAAGTAATACATAAAATCCCTATTCctcaaagtaattacaaaaatcccatattaattacataaaatctcttaaatttactctttctctctcatcccctcatacatatcaaaataccataattTGCTCCTTTTTTTATGCACTAGATTTTGCTCTATATCTGTGCTCCCTTATTTACGCCTACAATTAAGCTAAAGTGATCTGAGGAATTTCAAATTGTTCACCCAAGCTCAACATCTCTCTCTCCCCTGTCGCTGACAACTCGTCAGCGATTTATCTTTCTCCGgtgaaaattatatattttgtgAGTTTTCCTCTTTAtcgaatttttcatttttcaaaatcatcttttgtattaaatttatgaatttcgACGCATTTTATTCGCAATttgtaagttttattttttcaatttttttcatgtgttGATGAAAAAAATCCCTCCTCCAATTCCGCCTCCTCTTTCCGGCAATTAAGCTTTGTTGGTTTTATGGTCACATTAtactttagatatttaaattatatatcagAAAGTTTACATTTGATATTACTTTTATACGTTGTTGGTTTTATGGTCACATTATACTTTAGATATTTACAGTATACATTATTATACATTAGAAAGGTATATTTTTTATAGTACTTTACTTACTGAAATGGTTTCTTAtacgttaatatttttttatattactttacgttgatatatttttgatttatgtTGGGTACATTATACTTAACAATTGTAACCTTATACATTATGTTATAAtatgtataaggttacattatacatttagaaAGTTTATATTTTACATTAGTTTTCTTGATAACATTATACATAGATATACtatgtataaggttacattatatATTTAGAGAACTTATATTTTACATTAATTTTCATGATAACTTAACATTATACATAGATATACTATGTATAAGGTGGACACATACATATTGGACTATTGTATAaggttattttttttgtttttggcaGTCTGCTGATATGCATAAATAAATATCGACTTTTTTCCTATTGATTTTGGAAAACGAAAGAAAACAGATGTTTTTggcttttttttcaaattgaatttcccaaaaaaaaaaaaaataatggtgatgtttgaatattttttgaatttgaattacagTTATTATTTTTAAGCCTCTACAAAATCAATGCATTAATTACAACTCTTAATTAGGAAAGAGAATATTGGTTtctgattttatttccataattttcggCATAACAGTTTCATCATAAATTGCAGATACGTATGAGGTACAACGACATGTATAAGTATTTTTTCAAATCTGGGGGAGAGGAAGTCAATCCGGGATCTTATGTCATTAGTTTTATTAAGgatgggatttatgttgtttatccattatttatttttctatttaaaaaatgTTTAGTTTTCACTTCCTTAATTGTATTGCATCAATTTGGTACTTGACGACACGTTGGATTCCAATCAAAAGTCTATTTTTGATGATCTCAAATTTCTATTTGTTGCAGTTTTGGGGTTGGAATTAGCGGAGAGGCAGTTATGAAGAGCTGGTCTCATCATAGTCTACTGTAATGATGTTTAATTAAGTGTTGAAGCAAAATAACTATGAACATAATTTTAGTTTGGAAAAATTCTTCATTCTGgtattcattttttctttacgTTTCACATTGGAATTTCTCCTAATTGGAATTCCTCTCCTATGTTCTCAAAACCCTTATTCCTTTGTACTACTTCTGCCTTTCTTTTGGTTCTTTCGAATGGTAATAgtaatttactttttgtttgtatTGTTCCGAAGAAGAATCGCAAGCAGACACAGCATGACTTGGTTACTGGTTCATGGAATCAGTTACTCCCCCcgtttcagaataagtgaattgttgggggtttttattggtgtttcaaaataagtgcattgaatttttttccaaatttgcccttgtgatttgacaatcaattaacttttgaaaaggtattataaggtcaattttttttttttggggtaaaaatggaaagttgtgttaaatttatgtctttaatgcttttttcttaatatgtgtgccaaaattcaacaattcatttattatgaaacggagggagtactaaacTAAAGTTTTATAGACAGTTACATAACATATTGTGTAATGGGACGTGATAAGACACAAAATCTGTATGACACAGATCAAGAAAGCCTTCATAGACATGGTCTACTGTTGCAATTTACTTTATACTTGGGTATGCATTTTTCTAATGATCGTGCAGTGTATAGCCATGTAACtgattcatttcatttttttggtGTAATGTTGGTTGTCTGAAGAGGTGTAGATCGTGAATTTAGAGCTCATTTTTAGCTGTGAACGTGAATAATGGGGCCGAGGTGGAAGGGAAAAGGGGCAGAAGTTAAAGCTCTTGCAGATCCAATTTCAGAAATAGTCCGACAGCTCCAATCTTCTCTGATCTGCGCAAATTCTAGAGGACTGCTTTCTGGTACGAGTGTGCTTCTTAAAGCAGATGCAGAACTGACCTCCCTCCTCAATCGTGCATGTTTTGGTAGGCCTAGGGTAACATCAGAAAAGAATGAGCAATGGTTTCAGCTCTCCATGGAAGAAGCTTTTTACCTTCAATATTCTCTAAAATGCATGAAGGTTGTTGATCAAAATGATACTGAACTGAACAACGATGTGTTATGGAAGCATATGACATCCAGGAAGGAAAGTTTTCCCATCTTATTCAAAGCTTTTTCTCACCTTAGAAGTAAGAACTGGGTGGTTCGATCGGGCTCTCAGTATGGGGTAGACTTTGTTGCCTATCGTCATCATCCTGCTTTGGTACATTCCGAATATGCTGTGCTCGTTTTATCAGCACAAGTTGGCAGTGGTCGATTGAGGGTTTGGTCCGACTTCCACTGCACCCTTCGCCTTTGTGGTAGTGTGGCAAAAACATTATTAATTCTCGACATTGTTCCACAGCAGAGTTGTCCAACTTCTCCATCGTGCTTAGATAATTATGTTGTTGAAGAGAAAACAATCACAAGGTGGAGTCCAGAACAAGGCCGTGAGAAAAAAAGTTTAATCTGACTCGAGCGTAAAGTAGATCGACTGATTCAAGATTGACTCCTACTTTACTCGTTTgcaattatattgtgattttaaAGTACAATGATTAGTGTACTATGTATGACGATTAATACTCTGTAAACCGTGTTTAATCCCCCTATTTGTTGTAGGCATTTTGAGCTGACTTTATGCCCAGCAGAAATGGTAAACAATGCCGCCTTATTTCACACAGAGCATTGTGAAAGAGCAAACCCGTTTCAAATACCAGTTCAAAGTGAACCCAAGCATAAAAGTTTCGGAGAACTAACTTAAAAATATTCGAAACAACTCATACAGGATTTCGATAGTGAATTTTCTTGGGAGGGAAAACCGGGTACATGAAGTATGTGAGGAAACAACTTTGTtctaataagataaaaataacaaacatagGAAAAATACATTTCAAGTTTTGCTGTCTTGTCCTAGGGAAAACTCTTAGAAGTGTATCCTGCTAGGTTGAGTTTTCTCCATCCTAGTTTCTCCATAAGGCTCGTCGTTATCTATTCGTTTGTTGTGCCTAAAGGCTGCTATTGCAACCATATACATAATCACAAGAATAATCAATATGACAATGTTGATGACAGACACTTTCCTCCAACTCTTTTTCAGACTTGCCAGGACACCAGCTTTGCAAGAGTTGCAGTTATAGCAGAGCTGCTGTTGATAATTGCTCCATCTAGCACAATCAGGATCACCTCCTACTATCCCACCTCCTGGGTTCCACACTGTCTCATTCAGGTAAGTGTACCCACATTCTGTAGGAGGCTTGCAGCAACCAGACTGTATTAAAAGTCAAAAACACTTTGTCAGAAAGATTGTGTTCTAGTAATTTGTCTTTTAATAACTTTCAAAGTTCCAACTATGAAAGTAAATAGTGAGTGTCTGTCTGTCTAATCGAATTGATCAGGTCATGTAGGAACAAGGTTTAAGTTTACTCGCTTGTTTAGGGAGAAGTGATTGGAACCGCATTTCCCATCTCCCAATACAAGCAAGAGACTTGCTAATAATACATTAAAAACTAGAAGCCCTTATGCTGCTAGTCCGTGCTCTGGGACAAGGTTCAAGGCTAGGCACACCCACCATCTCTGTCAAACTAACATTTTTTATATAACGAAGTCAATCGATACTGTAGATTATATTTTGCAACGTTCAAACTTCAAACAGACAGAGTTAAGGTGTTAGATACTTAATTATCTAGCACACATAACCTCTCTTGCTCTTCAAAGAGCACATATGTGATTTCAATAGTTGGGGCCCTAATTATTGGCGTTTGATGGAAAAGTTAGGCACCAATCTTTTTCCAACCAAAAATATAGTCATTCACATCAACATCGATCTTGTGAACACTATTTTCTTTCAGTAGTGATGGATGCTTTAAGACCATTTAATATATTAGGCACTGACTGAATTAGCACTATGTATTTTCAACACCAATGTCTGCAAAGTAAAAAATTATCCGAACTCGATATTTACTCCAAATCAGTCGTACCACTTGCAAATTTAAGATTGACAACATATActatttctttttttgacatgTTGATCTATGTTGCATCAGAAAAATATTTAGCTGTACAGCTCTTGTAAGTGACATATTGACATGTTGATCTATGTTGCAT
The Capsicum annuum cultivar UCD-10X-F1 chromosome 6, UCD10Xv1.1, whole genome shotgun sequence DNA segment above includes these coding regions:
- the LOC107875425 gene encoding tRNA-splicing endonuclease subunit Sen2-1 produces the protein MGPRWKGKGAEVKALADPISEIVRQLQSSLICANSRGLLSGTSVLLKADAELTSLLNRACFGRPRVTSEKNEQWFQLSMEEAFYLQYSLKCMKVVDQNDTELNNDVLWKHMTSRKESFPILFKAFSHLRSKNWVVRSGSQYGVDFVAYRHHPALVHSEYAVLVLSAQVGSGRLRVWSDFHCTLRLCGSVAKTLLILDIVPQQSCPTSPSCLDNYVVEEKTITRWSPEQGREKKSLI